The following proteins come from a genomic window of Verrucomicrobiia bacterium:
- a CDS encoding DUF4287 domain-containing protein, whose translation MAEEVTSGYQSYINNITAKTGKTMDDFRALYAKKPTMRHGEIITWVKKEFGLGHGHANLVAHEILQPGPGKSDKLKLDELFNGTKAVWRKPYEQLFAKVSQFGEDVSADPTNSYISLLKHERKFAIVQPSSADSMHIGVKLKGVEPEGRLELSGTWNAMVTHRIRITSTEHIDDQVLAWIRQSYDAVN comes from the coding sequence ATGGCGGAAGAAGTAACGTCAGGATACCAATCCTACATCAACAACATCACTGCCAAAACCGGTAAGACAATGGATGACTTTCGGGCGCTTTATGCCAAAAAGCCAACGATGCGTCATGGGGAAATCATTACTTGGGTTAAAAAGGAGTTCGGCCTAGGCCATGGCCACGCCAACCTGGTAGCCCACGAAATTCTCCAACCGGGGCCAGGCAAATCTGACAAGTTGAAGTTAGACGAGCTCTTTAATGGGACTAAAGCAGTGTGGCGCAAGCCGTACGAGCAGCTTTTTGCGAAAGTCTCCCAGTTTGGGGAAGACGTCTCCGCTGACCCTACCAATAGCTACATCAGCCTGCTGAAGCATGAGCGGAAGTTTGCCATTGTGCAGCCCTCCTCTGCTGACAGTATGCACATTGGGGTCAAACTCAAAGGTGTGGAGCCTGAGGGACGCCTAGAACTTTCCGGTACTTGGAATGCCATGGTTACGCACCGCATCCGTATTACCAGCACCGAACATATCGATGACCAGGTGCTTGCTTGGATTCGCCAGTCTTACGACGCGGTTAACTAG
- a CDS encoding sulfite exporter TauE/SafE family protein, whose protein sequence is MEHVTLLGFVGLFVLSFLVSLYATIAGGAALVFIPLFTLMGIPILPAIAHVRVVSVFLQLVSILAFQRKKVIDWKVSIWSSLWTLPASFLGAFLTLRMSDEVLRYLAAAFMAAALLVVLKINLKDLKKRPVNPYFYVLIAIGSFLLGIYGGLYGAAFSTLLMLLYIRLGGENVITASANASVVTLVMSVVVSYAYIRSGLISWGFIIPLVAGGILGTVIAVELAVEKGSAWIKVVLATVILLSLVKLLFA, encoded by the coding sequence GTGGAGCACGTTACCCTTCTTGGCTTCGTCGGGCTTTTTGTCCTAAGCTTCCTCGTATCGCTCTACGCCACCATTGCTGGCGGTGCAGCCTTGGTCTTCATTCCACTCTTTACCCTGATGGGTATTCCTATTCTTCCTGCCATTGCCCATGTGCGGGTGGTCTCGGTTTTCCTTCAGCTAGTGAGCATTCTGGCTTTTCAACGCAAAAAGGTCATAGATTGGAAGGTCAGCATCTGGTCATCGTTATGGACGTTGCCTGCCTCTTTCCTAGGGGCCTTCCTTACGCTCCGTATGTCGGACGAAGTCCTGCGCTACCTTGCAGCTGCTTTCATGGCCGCTGCCCTGTTGGTTGTCCTCAAGATAAACCTCAAAGACTTGAAAAAGCGCCCGGTGAACCCGTACTTCTATGTGCTCATTGCTATTGGCAGCTTTTTACTGGGGATATATGGGGGCTTGTACGGTGCAGCCTTCAGTACTCTCCTTATGCTGCTCTACATTAGGCTGGGTGGTGAGAATGTCATTACTGCCTCCGCAAACGCGAGCGTTGTCACCTTGGTAATGTCTGTCGTGGTCTCGTATGCGTACATACGCAGCGGCCTTATTTCTTGGGGCTTTATCATCCCGTTGGTCGCAGGTGGCATCCTTGGTACGGTCATCGCGGTGGAACTGGCTGTAGAAAAGGGATCTGCCTGGATCAAGGTTGTACTGGCTACCGTTATCCTTCTCAGCCTCGTCAAACTGCTTTTTGCGTAA
- a CDS encoding M15 family metallopeptidase, whose protein sequence is MQGIGVPEPQLALDKIKIVENGDPLVDIRTITGITFRTTPGHEVTPFLRAPVAEMLRKASLLIDPEFRLHVFSAHRDLTMQKAIWDRHYDRYKLAHPEWPEHMLRRMVNRYVAPIDHPAPPGHSTGAAVDVVLQRHDGSFVDVIPPDIDDWSFSHTWTTKIDPVTRGYRMHLVEAMLSVGFSNCRDEYWHYSWGDSGWAVRVGETQCPYGAIDAPEGWK, encoded by the coding sequence ATGCAAGGAATAGGAGTCCCGGAGCCGCAACTGGCGCTCGACAAAATAAAGATCGTTGAGAACGGCGATCCTTTGGTGGATATCCGCACCATTACCGGGATAACCTTCAGGACAACCCCTGGCCATGAGGTGACACCATTCCTTCGTGCGCCTGTGGCCGAGATGCTGAGGAAGGCCTCCCTGCTCATTGACCCTGAATTCAGGTTGCATGTTTTCTCGGCTCACCGTGACCTTACAATGCAAAAGGCTATTTGGGACAGGCACTACGACCGGTACAAGCTGGCTCACCCCGAATGGCCAGAGCACATGCTCCGCCGGATGGTAAACCGGTACGTTGCACCCATAGATCACCCCGCCCCTCCTGGCCACTCCACAGGTGCTGCAGTAGATGTGGTGCTGCAACGGCATGACGGGTCGTTTGTGGATGTCATCCCGCCGGACATCGATGATTGGAGCTTTTCCCATACCTGGACAACCAAGATTGACCCAGTAACACGGGGCTACCGGATGCATTTGGTGGAAGCCATGCTTTCGGTTGGTTTTTCCAACTGCCGGGACGAGTACTGGCATTATTCCTGGGGTGATTCCGGATGGGCAGTACGGGTAGGTGAAACGCAGTGCCCGTACGGGGCAATTGACGCACCGGAAGGCTGGAAATAG